CCTGCTATCTCGGTAGGTATAGTTGCATTGCCGTCAATAGCAAGAAAAACAGGGGCAACGCCCAAGCATTGCACTGCTCTGTGCATCGCTTGAAAGGTTGATTGCAAAATATTAATGCGGTCAATTTCTTCCGGCCACGCAACACCAATTCCCCAAGCAAGAGATTTTTCTTTGATTTGAGGATAGAGTGCTTGCCTGCGTTTTTCAGTCAGCTTTTTTGAGTCCGTGAGTCCTTCAATTGGATTGGAAGGATCAAGAATACAGGCACCTGCTACAACAGGTCCAGCAAGACAGCCGCGACCGGCTTCATCAATACCGGCGAACGGTGTTGGCCAGTCTGTCTCTTCAAGCGAAGCAGTAAAAAGCGTGAGAGTATTTTGTTTCATAGCGGGCTGTTACATTCCTGTACGCAGGGTAGCATGTGTTGGAAAGAGAATACAGAAGTTGTTGATCGTAAAAAAGGGAGCTGGCATCGCCAACTCCCTTAGAAAAACTAATCGATGCAGTCTTGAGACTACCAGCGGTTTTTCGGCTTGATACGAGCAGCTTTACCTTTGAGGTTACGGAGGTAGTAAAGGCGGCTACGACGTACGCGACCTTCCTGAACAACTTCAACGCGCTCAATAGATGGGGAATGCATTGGGAATACACGCTCAACGCCAACACCGTCAGAAATTTTACGAACAGTGAAAGTTGCGTTGGTTGTACCGTTGCTTACACGGATTACTGCGCCCTGGAAAACCTGAATGCGTTCTTTTTCGCCTTCGATAATACGCATGTGAACTTTTACAGTGTCACCAGCTTTAAACTCAGGGATATCCATGCGAAGCTGTTCGCGTTCGATTTTTTCAATAATATTCATTTTAAAATGCCTTTTTTCGCAGCACAAGTCTGCGTTAAAAAATTACGTTACGGGTCAGCCCTATAAAGCATCACCCAGTATCCGGTCAATAATGATAGCAGCAGCAGTTCTTACAGATAAGTGGTTGTACCCATCAAGGTATCTAACCGGACGCAGCATTCTGTCACACATATCCAGAACCTGCGGTGCAAGACCATGAGCTGTACCAAACAGGAGCAGTATCGGTCGGTCCACCATTACGTCACGTAGTTGTTCGTAATGCATGTCGCCAGCCCCTCTGGCACTCGTCGCAACCAGTAGAGGGCGTTGGCCGGTACGCTCTATAATATCCTCGATCGCTTCCTGAACATAGCGGACGCCCTTGATAATCTGTAGGGCTTCCCCTCTATCCGGGTTAGCTGTTGTTCCCGCCCCTGTTACCCAGTGCTTGAGAATATCTGCAAGCATCTGTTGCTGGTCTTCAATCGGGGTAGAAATATAGTACCCACCAAGACCATAGGTGCATGAACAGCGGGCTATATCGTGGATGTCAAGATTTGTCAAAGAAACGGCAACAGATTTATTTTCTTTATTGACCACAGGGTAGTGCACCAGTGCGCAATAAAGGTTTCTTCCTATTCGTTCTCTGTCTTCATTCTTCAATGTTTCCATATCATTAGCGTCGAGTGGGGCACTATGAAGAATGTCGGGTCTTTCGTGCAGAGTAAGTTTTAAAGATTGTTCCTTGCGCCACTCTGCAATGCGCTTATGATCACCGGAGCGAAGAACCTCGGGAACTGTCAGCCCTTCATACTCGACGGGACGAGTATAGTGTGGGTATTCCAACAGTCCAGAGGAAAAGCTTTCCTCTTCACCGGAATCTTCGTGCCCCATGTAACCCGGAACAAGGCGGGCGGTAGATTCGATTATTGAAAGAGCAGCTGTTTCGCCACCGTTAAGAACGTAGTCTCCAATGGAAACCGGCTCGATGTCGAAAAGCTCTTCTAAACGGGCATCAAACCCTTCGTACCGACCGCAAATAATCGTGATATCTTCTTCCTTGGAAAGCTCTTTAGCCATGGACTGGGTAAATGGCTTTCCTTTAGGCGCCATCATAAGAATGCGCCCCGGCTTTTTGATATTGCGTAATGTTTGCACCAGCGGATCAAGCATCATAACCATACCGGGACCACCGCCATAAGGGCGATCATCAACAGTTTGGTGTCTGTCGGTCGCAAATGCACGCGGATTGTGAAAATCAAAAGCGACCAGACCGGAGTCCGACGCTTTTTTCATAAGTCCGCATGTTAACGCAGAGTCAAAAAACTCTGGGAAAAGGCTGACAATATTAAATTGCATAATGTGCGCTACTTCTCGCTTAGGTAAAGATCCAGCAAGCCGGGAGGCGGCGCTATGGTTACTGTATTTTCGTCAAGATCGATGTTGCTGACAAACTCTTCTGTAGCAGGGAAGAGTACTTCTTTTTTGTCTGTAGTTGTAATAACCCAGACTTCAGCTCCAAGGTTGAACTGAAATGCAGTAATACGACCAACTACAGAGCCGTCTTCTTGCACAACAGTCATTCCTTCCAACTGATGGAGGTACACTTCTTCTTCAGTAAGTTCCGGCAATTCAGCATCAGGAACCAAAACCTTCACATTACGTAACTCTTCAGCACAGTTTCTATTACGGCAACTTTCAAGCGTGAGTAATTCCTGCCCCTTGTGAGGGCGGGAAGAAATAACCTTGTGTTCAACAGGTTTATTTTTGCCTTTTTGAAGCCAGACTGTGTCTTTCAAGAGAAAAGGGGAGTCCGCGAAGTAATTAACGCAGACTTCCCCCCGCAATCCGTGTGGCTTGACTATCAATCCAATTTCAATGAAATGAGTTTCAGTCATATGCCCTTAGGACGTTCTATTCAAGAATTTCCAGAACAGAACGTTTCTTGGCTTTTGTGGAGGCGGCGCCGAGGATGGTCCGCATTGCACGAGCAGTGCGTCCCTGTTTGCCGATTACCTTGCCAAGGTCTTCTTTTGCAACCTTGAGTTCCAGAACAGAGGTCTGTTCACCTTCAACTTCGGTAACGATAACTTCGTCAGGGTTGTCCACCAGTGACTTAGCGATATACTCAACTAGATCTTTCAACACGACTCACCTCCACTCGTTGTTCAGCATGATATCAATATCAACTATCGATGACCTGCTGAGAGAAAGCTGTCAACAGAAAAAGCTACTTAGCTTTCTTGATAAGACCACGAACGGTTGGAGTAGGCTCAGCGCCTTCTGCAAGCCATTTCTCGATCTTTTCCATGTCGAGCTTGATTTCAGCTGGTTCTACCATAGGGTTGTAGTAACCGAGGTACTCAAGAGGACGTCCGTCGCGACGGCTCAGGTTGTTAGCAGCCACCACGCGGTAAAATGCACGCTTCTTGTTGCCCATACGGGTCAGTCTCAACTTAACGGCCATATTGGTGTTCTCCCATTATATTTTGTAATCATATGGTTTTTTTTCAAGAAAGCAATACTGACATTGTTGAGTCAGCGTATTTCTTTAACAGGAGCGAAATTATTTCTTTTTGCGCCCTTGTTTTTTCTTTTTCTTTGCTTTTTTGCGGGCGTCACGTTTTTTCTGGAGTTCCTTTTTTGTAGGGCCGGAGGAATCATCCATGCCCATTCCAGGAAATCCACCCATGCCCGGGAGTCCACCCATACCGGGTAAGCCACCCATGCCAGGCATGCCGCCCATGCCGCCAAGAGCATTCATATCAGGCATTTCGCCGCCACCTAAACCGCCCAGACCAGGAAGTTTAGGGAATTTGCCTTTTTTGCCCTTACCGCCACCCATCATTTGTTTCATCATTTGACGCATTTGGGTAAAGCTTTTGATAAGGTCGTTAACGTCTTTGAGTTTAAGACCACAACCTTTAGCAATACGCTCTTTGCGGCTCTGATTGATGAGCTGCGGATTGCGACGTTCCTGATTCGTCATTGAGTTGATAATAGCTTCAATGCGATTCAGTTCGCTATCCGGTACATTAAGATCGCCAAGTTTGTTCTTGAGCGCTCCCATGCCCGGAATCATTTTTAAGATGCTGTCCAAAGAGCCGAGTTTTTTCATACGGCGCATTTGAGTGCGGAAATCTTCAAAGTCGAATTCCGCTTTTTGCATCTTGCGCGCCATTTCTTCGGCTTCTTCTTCGCTTACTTCAGCTTGCGCTTTTTCAACGAGCGTAAGCACGTCGCCCATTCCAAGAATGCGACCTGCTATACGGTCCGGATGGAAAATTTCCATCTCAGAAAGTTTTTCACCCATACCGACAAATTTAACGGATTTGCCAGTGACGGATTTAATGGAAAGTGCTGCACCACCGCGTGCGTCACCGTCCATTTTGGTGAGTACTACACCAGAAATTTCAAGCTGGTCATTAAAGGATTCCGCAACAGTTACGGCGTCCTGACCGGTCATTGCGTCAGCAACAAACAGAATTTCCTGTGGAGAAACATCTCGTTTAATATTCGAGAGTTCTTCCATCAGTTGTTCGTCAATATGCAAACGACCTGCGGTATCGATGAGGACAACGTCGTATTCGTTCTCTTTTGCTTCAGCAAGAGCGGCGTTGGCAATATCTACCGGATTCATGTCCGGTGTTGACTGATACGCAGGAATACCAAGCTGTTTTGCCAGAGTATGCAACTGGTCAATCGCAGCAGGGCGGTATACGTCAGCAGGAACAAGGAAAGGTTTCTTGTTTTGCTTACGCAGTAAATTTGCAAGTTTTGCAGAGGAGGTAGTTTTACCGGAACCCTGCAAACCGACCATCATGATAACTGTCGGTTTTGAGCCAGAAAGATTGAGTTCTGTGGTGTCACCACCAAGCAGATCCACAAGCTCGTCGTGTACTATCTTGATTACCTGCTGTGCAGGGTTGACACCTTTCAGTACATCCTGACCAAGACATTTTTCGCCAACACGGGCGATAAATTCTTTAACAACTTTAAAGTTAACGTCTGCTTCGAGCAGCGCAAGGCGCACTTCTCTCAGGCCAGCCTGTACGTTTTCTTCGTTCAAGGTCTTTTGACCACTGAACTTTTCAAATACACCGTTTAATCTGTCAGATAAGGTCTCAAACATCAGCACTCCGCAAGATAGACATAAGAGATGGTTCGTTAAGTGAGATTACGAAATAAGTCAAGTTTAGAATGGCAAATGCCCAAGCCCTGACCGGCAAGCGAGGTTTACTGTATTTCATAATGAAAAGAAAGTATGCATTTTATCTAAGACAATGAGACGCAACGCTTATTATATTTATTTACAATATTTCAATATGTTAGAATTGAGTAGTTGTTTTTTGTCTGGTGATGGAGTGGTCGGTTTGTGTGTGAGGTTAATCTGAGCTCGTTGTAATCTGTTTGAATGTCGACTGAAAGATTGTTGAAAAAAAGTGCATAAAGTTTGAATGCCATTTCTGCGTATCAAGCGAGTGAATGGTCTGTAAGGGTAAGACCGTTAGTCAACGTTACCATGCGGAGTTTTACCTTTGCTTGCAGGGATTATGTGTCTGCTCAGATTACGCTTATGTCATGTGCGGGAAGTAACTGCTGCAACACATATGTCTTGTGGATGGATGCTGCTTGGTAGAATTTAACGATATCTAACTCTGTGATGAGTGCGCAGTCAGGACAGCTTGCGAGTTCTTCACATCTGTTTTTCCACATTTGCCCTTGGTATGGGGGGATTTCTTCCTGTCGTCCTTGCAGGAACGCTCCTTGCTCCATCGCAAGCTGCCAATATCCAGACCGCTGGTGTTTGTTGCCGGGGCTTGCAAAAATGATGGCAATTGAATCTTGAATTTTTTCAAAAGGAACTGGGTGAGGGTCGGAAAGGTCTGGTCTGCGTTCAGCAAATTGGATGAAAAGAGAATAAAGAGCCTCTGCGGCTTCCATGAAGTCGTCAGGATTATGTCTTCGGATTTTTTCACCCTGCGCAGTGGGTTGGTATGACCACGTCAGGTAGGGGATATCTGGAAACGAGGTCGCAGCACCGTGTCCTAGTGCTGCTGTTGTTTGCGCTGCTTGGATGTCTGGTTGAATGTATTTGAATTTATCTAGAAAGTGGGCACGCTCCGAATCAAGGGTTGCAACCTCGGTTACAGGCTCATGTATTGCGATGGTTTCTTGCGTGATTTGATTGTACTGAGAACTGGCACCGGAAAAATTATGATGAGAAAAGGTATCTGCGATAACATGTGCGGCTATACCTATTAGCATAGGGGCAAAAGTAGTGTCTGCCAAAAGCAAGTGATGTGCTGCCATTTCAGCAGTCGTCGCACTGTTTTTTTTGCAGATGAGGCGTTCTGTAAAGGTGCCGCCGGAGGCTCCCGGTAGAAAATGAAATGGAATCCAGATGTTGCGTTGTGCGTCTGTAGAACAGTGCGCTGTTTGCTGGAAGTGGTGTCCTGTCGGAGTAGTGTTTAGTTGTCCACCATCTGCAAAACAAATGGATGATGATTCGACATTATCATCCACAAATTGAGAGGCTGTGGCAACAAGCTCTGCAGTCTCTTGATTCAGTCCAGCTGCACGTGCAAGTGTATATGTTCCGTAATAATGCATATCTATCTGCATAGGGTTCTCCTAGTTCAGCGATGATAGTGTAGAGCCACCCCGATGCAGAAGACATAGTTTTGTTGAGATTAGAACTCAGTTATTTAATACAATTTCTTCTTTTGCCTGATGCTATTAGAAAAGGGTGCAGCCTTCACGGTTGCACCCTTTTTATGTAACTAAAATGTGTTTTGCGGTTATGCGAAGCTTTCAATAGCGCGTTTAAACCCGTCAGCTGATCGTTTGATGACTTCTTCTTCTACGCAGAAAGTGAGTCGGAAATATCCAGGGCCGCCAAATCCGGAACCTGGTACTGCGAGGATTTTTTCTTCCATAAGACGGTTGCAGAACGCCACATCGTCTCCACCCGGTGCTTTAGGGAAGAAGTAGAATGCACCTTTAGGCAAGTGGAAGTCATAGCCTGCATCAGTAAGAACTTTTGCCATAGCATCGCGGCGTTTTTCATAAATTACGGGATCAACCTGAGCGGTAAGCGCTGCTTTGAGCATATGTTGTCCCACAACCGGAGGGTTCACAAAACCGAGGATGCGGTTTGTAAGCATCAGTCCGTTAATAAGCTCCTGACGAGCTTCCATGCGTGGAGTAACGGCAATATACCCGACTCGTTCTCCTGCCATAGACAGGTTTTTGGAGAACGAAGACATAACAATTGCGTAGTCATACAGTGGAAGGACGCTTGGAACATCTATGCCGTCAAAAGCCAGAAAGCGGTAAGGTTCATCAGAAATAAGGTAAACAGGGCGATTGTTCGCCTTGGTATGTTTTTCAAGAACCGCTGCAAGTGCTGTGAGCTCTTCTTTAGTATATACAGCGCCTGTAGGGTTGTTTGGAGAATTTATGATGAGTGCCCGAGTTTTTGGTGTAATGGCTGCATCAATTGCGTCAATGTCTAGTTCGAAGGTGTCCGGCTTGGACATAACAGTGCGGAACGTGGCTTGATGGTTGGAGGCGTAAAAGCCGTATTCAACAAAAAAAGGTGCCACAGCGAGTACTTCGTCACCCGGTTCCATGACTGCACGGAAGAAAGCATTCATAGCACCAGCAGCGCCGCATGTGAGCACGGTGTCTTCTGCTGTGATTGCAACGCCTTGTTCCTTCAAGACTAAATCAGCAATAATCTGGCGTGCCCACGGAAAGCCGCCGTTCGGCATATAACCGAAGGTAAACGGGGTAGTTGTCTCTTTTGCAAGATCGCCGAGGATGTCGCCTATCATTGATGGTGCGGGAACGTCAGGGTTGCCGAGACTAAAGTCGCAAACCGCATCTGCACCATATTGTTTCTTTAAAGCGATGCCGGATTCAAACATTTTTCTGATCCATGAAGAGTTTTCGATGAATCCGGAAATTTGAGAGGAAAGAAGTTGCATGAGATACCTCGTATAAAATGCGTCAAATTTTACTAAATTGTTATCAAAAATTGATAGGCAATCTTGCGCGAAGTGTCCAGTTAAGGGCTACAAAAAAACGCCGCACTCAAGAGTACGGCGTTTTTCGCTTTAAAAAGGTTCAGCTTCCATGCGGAGTCTGTTCCGTCTGTTCACTGCAAACTGTCTGTTGACTTCTGCAATGTTCTTTTTCTGACGGTTTTCATGAATTTCGCTTGCATGGAAAATTCCTTTTGCAGGATTTTCTGAAGCAACGAGTTCGCGAAAAGCGTCTTCAATGGCTTTCAGCTCGCTGTCATATTGCTTAATCAGCGCTTCTACCTCTGGAATTGTTGTCGGCAAAGACTCTACGTCTTTTTGGTTTGTCTCCACTCATTTCCTCCCTAGGCTTACGAACCATAGTTGGTTCTGGAAGTGTATTGTAGAACATCCAGAATGTAGGCATCAGGTCTGTGATGGTGCCAGGGTTGGACAACTGAAGCGGACGGTTGATGAACGCAAGCTGTCCAAGAGCCATGGTCCAGAACGCATCTGGGCTTGTCCAGATTTTGGCATGAGGAATGTCTGCATTTGGATGCACTTTGTTATCTTCAAGCAGCATGTTGGCTTGAGCTACAAAGCTTTCGATAACTTCAACAGAAGTACCGGCAGGTGCAGCAGGCAACTCAACAGGGCTTTTGGTGGCAGCAGCCTTGATGCAGGTAAGTGCCATTGCCAACGGGAAGTAGTTGGAAGACAGGTTCTGCATGTTAACAGCGTCGGTGGAGTGACCGCGTTCAGGCTTGGTAGCTACAATGCTATCCGGCTTGATTGCAATTGTAAGACCGACAGATTTAAGCAATGCAACAACAGCATCACCTTCGGCAGTATCAAGCGGCCATGTACCGCGCAGTGCAACTTTACCGCCTGCAAAAGCAGGGTAGGCAAGGATGCTTGCACAGATTGTCGGGTCCATGGTGATTGCCGGATATACAGGGAAATCTGGTTCTTCTGGAGAAATAGCGCAGCTAGTGCCTTCGATGCTGTATTCAATACCTGCGGATTCGAAGATAGGGTCGACGATTGCAAGTGCATTGGTAGCCGCAGCGTTTTGTGAAAGATCAATTGTAACGTCTGCTTTCCATGTAGTTGCAGCAACGAGTACTGCAACAACAGCTTCTTCAGAAAGATTTTCTGGAACAACGACTGTCTCTGGAATGATGCCGGAGCATTCGAGACGAGCAGGCAGTCCATTGGAGCGTGGTATAACATGCGCAATACGTGCTCCAAGCTGTGGAAGGAAATTGCGGAATGCAGAGAGGTCTGCATCCTTTAATGTAGAGCCGCCTGTCAGCTTGAGTGTGCCGTGGCTTGCCGCAGCCTGAAGAGCTAAGAGGTATACGTTGAATTCGCTGTTACCTGCGAAAATAACCTTGTCGGCAAAGTCAAGAGCTTTTGATTCTTTGCAGAAAAGGTCGTTGCCTTTCCAGCTAAGACGTGCGCCAGCCTGATTAAAGCCTTTTACAAGGTCGGATACCGGATGAGCAGTAGAAATACCTGTGAGGTTGCACTCTACGCCGTTTGCAGCTGCGAGAGCAATCCAGATTTGTGTAGGACAGAGCGCAGCAGGACCTGTAATGTCAACATTTACAGGCTGTGTGTTTGGTGCAAGACCAAAGCTGTTCTGGTCTTCTGCATCGTCACGAGAGATAAACTCAATGTCCTGAAGCAGTGTAAAC
The nucleotide sequence above comes from Halodesulfovibrio sp.. Encoded proteins:
- the rimM gene encoding ribosome maturation factor RimM (Essential for efficient processing of 16S rRNA), which produces MTETHFIEIGLIVKPHGLRGEVCVNYFADSPFLLKDTVWLQKGKNKPVEHKVISSRPHKGQELLTLESCRNRNCAEELRNVKVLVPDAELPELTEEEVYLHQLEGMTVVQEDGSVVGRITAFQFNLGAEVWVITTTDKKEVLFPATEEFVSNIDLDENTVTIAPPPGLLDLYLSEK
- a CDS encoding 3-phosphoshikimate 1-carboxyvinyltransferase: MKKNMTLVEEISELDVELLKLLARRSKLLKKTRRRKKEGAGTDSISNEKRIRLAWEESATKFSRDPRLAHQMFTLLQDIEFISRDDAEDQNSFGLAPNTQPVNVDITGPAALCPTQIWIALAAANGVECNLTGISTAHPVSDLVKGFNQAGARLSWKGNDLFCKESKALDFADKVIFAGNSEFNVYLLALQAAASHGTLKLTGGSTLKDADLSAFRNFLPQLGARIAHVIPRSNGLPARLECSGIIPETVVVPENLSEEAVVAVLVAATTWKADVTIDLSQNAAATNALAIVDPIFESAGIEYSIEGTSCAISPEEPDFPVYPAITMDPTICASILAYPAFAGGKVALRGTWPLDTAEGDAVVALLKSVGLTIAIKPDSIVATKPERGHSTDAVNMQNLSSNYFPLAMALTCIKAAATKSPVELPAAPAGTSVEVIESFVAQANMLLEDNKVHPNADIPHAKIWTSPDAFWTMALGQLAFINRPLQLSNPGTITDLMPTFWMFYNTLPEPTMVRKPREEMSGDKPKRRRVFADNNSRGRSAD
- a CDS encoding ribonuclease HII; its protein translation is MKQNTLTLFTASLEETDWPTPFAGIDEAGRGCLAGPVVAGACILDPSNPIEGLTDSKKLTEKRRQALYPQIKEKSLAWGIGVAWPEEIDRINILQSTFQAMHRAVQCLGVAPVFLAIDGNATIPTEIAGTIEQQSIVKGDLKIQAISAASILAKTFRDNLMVKLDKRYGGYGFAGHKGYGTKEHIAAIAAKGPCKMHRLTFAKVKPEPAKQEQNLLW
- a CDS encoding KH domain-containing protein — its product is MLKDLVEYIAKSLVDNPDEVIVTEVEGEQTSVLELKVAKEDLGKVIGKQGRTARAMRTILGAASTKAKKRSVLEILE
- the rplS gene encoding 50S ribosomal protein L19, with protein sequence MNIIEKIEREQLRMDIPEFKAGDTVKVHMRIIEGEKERIQVFQGAVIRVSNGTTNATFTVRKISDGVGVERVFPMHSPSIERVEVVQEGRVRRSRLYYLRNLKGKAARIKPKNRW
- the ffh gene encoding signal recognition particle protein: MFETLSDRLNGVFEKFSGQKTLNEENVQAGLREVRLALLEADVNFKVVKEFIARVGEKCLGQDVLKGVNPAQQVIKIVHDELVDLLGGDTTELNLSGSKPTVIMMVGLQGSGKTTSSAKLANLLRKQNKKPFLVPADVYRPAAIDQLHTLAKQLGIPAYQSTPDMNPVDIANAALAEAKENEYDVVLIDTAGRLHIDEQLMEELSNIKRDVSPQEILFVADAMTGQDAVTVAESFNDQLEISGVVLTKMDGDARGGAALSIKSVTGKSVKFVGMGEKLSEMEIFHPDRIAGRILGMGDVLTLVEKAQAEVSEEEAEEMARKMQKAEFDFEDFRTQMRRMKKLGSLDSILKMIPGMGALKNKLGDLNVPDSELNRIEAIINSMTNQERRNPQLINQSRKERIAKGCGLKLKDVNDLIKSFTQMRQMMKQMMGGGKGKKGKFPKLPGLGGLGGGEMPDMNALGGMGGMPGMGGLPGMGGLPGMGGFPGMGMDDSSGPTKKELQKKRDARKKAKKKKKQGRKKK
- the rpsP gene encoding 30S ribosomal protein S16, which produces MAVKLRLTRMGNKKRAFYRVVAANNLSRRDGRPLEYLGYYNPMVEPAEIKLDMEKIEKWLAEGAEPTPTVRGLIKKAK
- a CDS encoding DUF6765 family protein, translating into MQIDMHYYGTYTLARAAGLNQETAELVATASQFVDDNVESSSICFADGGQLNTTPTGHHFQQTAHCSTDAQRNIWIPFHFLPGASGGTFTERLICKKNSATTAEMAAHHLLLADTTFAPMLIGIAAHVIADTFSHHNFSGASSQYNQITQETIAIHEPVTEVATLDSERAHFLDKFKYIQPDIQAAQTTAALGHGAATSFPDIPYLTWSYQPTAQGEKIRRHNPDDFMEAAEALYSLFIQFAERRPDLSDPHPVPFEKIQDSIAIIFASPGNKHQRSGYWQLAMEQGAFLQGRQEEIPPYQGQMWKNRCEELASCPDCALITELDIVKFYQAASIHKTYVLQQLLPAHDISVI
- the trmD gene encoding tRNA (guanosine(37)-N1)-methyltransferase TrmD, producing MQFNIVSLFPEFFDSALTCGLMKKASDSGLVAFDFHNPRAFATDRHQTVDDRPYGGGPGMVMMLDPLVQTLRNIKKPGRILMMAPKGKPFTQSMAKELSKEEDITIICGRYEGFDARLEELFDIEPVSIGDYVLNGGETAALSIIESTARLVPGYMGHEDSGEEESFSSGLLEYPHYTRPVEYEGLTVPEVLRSGDHKRIAEWRKEQSLKLTLHERPDILHSAPLDANDMETLKNEDRERIGRNLYCALVHYPVVNKENKSVAVSLTNLDIHDIARCSCTYGLGGYYISTPIEDQQQMLADILKHWVTGAGTTANPDRGEALQIIKGVRYVQEAIEDIIERTGQRPLLVATSARGAGDMHYEQLRDVMVDRPILLLFGTAHGLAPQVLDMCDRMLRPVRYLDGYNHLSVRTAAAIIIDRILGDAL
- a CDS encoding pyridoxal phosphate-dependent aminotransferase gives rise to the protein MQLLSSQISGFIENSSWIRKMFESGIALKKQYGADAVCDFSLGNPDVPAPSMIGDILGDLAKETTTPFTFGYMPNGGFPWARQIIADLVLKEQGVAITAEDTVLTCGAAGAMNAFFRAVMEPGDEVLAVAPFFVEYGFYASNHQATFRTVMSKPDTFELDIDAIDAAITPKTRALIINSPNNPTGAVYTKEELTALAAVLEKHTKANNRPVYLISDEPYRFLAFDGIDVPSVLPLYDYAIVMSSFSKNLSMAGERVGYIAVTPRMEARQELINGLMLTNRILGFVNPPVVGQHMLKAALTAQVDPVIYEKRRDAMAKVLTDAGYDFHLPKGAFYFFPKAPGGDDVAFCNRLMEEKILAVPGSGFGGPGYFRLTFCVEEEVIKRSADGFKRAIESFA